Part of the Sphingobium lignivorans genome is shown below.
CGTCCACCCACTTCATCACCGGATGCTTCGGCGTGTAATGCTCAGCCCAGGGAAAGCTCATTATCTTTTTCCTCAGCCTACGAGAATGGCGGTGTCGGAGGTGAACTGATAGGTCGGCACCAGCAGGTTCAGGGGCGCAGGACCCTTCCGGATGCGGGCCGCCGTATCATAATGCGAACCGTGGCAGGGGCAGAAATAACCGCCGAACTCGCCGCGATTCTCGCCTTCGCCGGCCCCGAGCGGCACGCAGCCCAGATGGGTGCACACGCCCATGGTGACGAGCCACTGCTTCTTGCCGTCGACAGTGCGCTCTTCCAGCGTCTGCGGATCACGCAGCGAGCTGGGGTCCACAGCGTCGGCCTCGGCGATTTCCTTCGCGGTCAGATGCCGCACGAACAGCGGCTGCGAGCGGAACACGGCCTTGATCGCCTGCCCTTCCGCGATGGCCGAGAGATCGACTTCCGTCGTCGCCTGAGCCAGCACGTCCGCGCTGGGGTTCATCTGGTTGATGAGCGGCGCAAGCACGGCGAGACCGCCGACGCCCGCGAAGCTGACCGCTGCGATATTGATGAAGTCGCGACGCCGGACGCCCTCGCCTTCACTCACGACAGCTTCCGTCCCTTGCACTTCAGTGGCCATGTAACGTCATTGCCTCCCTTTGCCCGGCCGCCGGCACGAATGCGACGGCGGGCCTCAATCGCGGATGCGGCCGCCGCTCCGCCATTCTCCCCGACACGGCCGCCTGAGCCTGTGGAGGCCGGAAGGCTGCTGGTCACGGGCATGATGCGACGCGCCGCGCGCCCGGTTTCCCGGCCGCGTCCGGGCGCCTGATAGCGCCGTTGATCGCGATTTGCCAACCTTCATTTTGTGCGGGCGCACAGCTTTTTTGACCGGTTGGTGACAGGCGGGACAGGATTGTGGCCCGCGACCCGCAGCGGCTAGAAGCCCCGCATGCGCATCGCTCTCTACCAGCCGGACATCGCGGGGAATGTCGGCACCATCCTGCGGCTCGCGGCGTGCTGGCAAGTGCCGGTGGACATCGTGCTGCCATGCGGCTTCCCCGCCTCGGACGCGCAGCTGCGCCGGGCCGCAATGGATTATGGCGGCGCGGTCGACGTCACGCGCCATGCCGACTTCGCCGCCTTCGCCGCCAGCCGGCTGGGTCCGGGCACCCGGCTCGTCGCCCTCACCAGCCTGGGTGCGGTCCGGCTGCCGGACGCCCGATTCGAGCCGCCCGACATCCTCCTCCTCGGCCGGGAGAGCGCCGGCCTGCCGCCGGACCTGCATGCGCGCGCGGACCTGCGCGTGCGCATTCCCATGGCGCCGGGCTTTCGCTCCTTGAATCTCGCCGTCGCAACGGGCATCGCGCTCGGCGAGGCGATGAGGCAGACCGGCCTCTATCCAGATTGACCGCCCCGGGGCACCCCGAGTGGGCAGCGGACCAAGGAAGACCATGCTCGATACGGAACAACAGGCCGCGCGCGACTGGTTCGAGGCCTTGCGCACACGCATATGCGCGGAATTCGAGGCCATCGAGCGCGAAGCGGGAAGCGATGCCGCCTTCAACTATCTCTCCTGGTGGCGGGAGGCGGACGGACAGCCGGCCGGCCCCATCGAGGAAGGCGGCGCGGGCGGCGGCGTGCGCGGCGTGATGAAAGGCAAGGTGTTCGAGAAGGTCGGCGTCAACGTCTCGACCGTGGGCGGCGCCTTCTCGCCCGAATTCGCCCGAACCATCCACGGCGCCGGGGACGAAGCGCCCGGCTTCTTCGCCACCGGGATCAGCCTCGTCGCGCACATGGCCAATCCCCATGTGCCCGCCGTCCACATGAACACGCGCATGCTGGTCACCACCAAGCGCTGGTTCGGCGGCGGCGCGGACCTCAATCCGCCCATCCCTTATGCCGAGGATACTGCCGATTTCCACGCGGCCTTCCGCGCGGCCTGCGAGGCGCACGAGGCGGGCGACTATCCGCGCTTCAGCAAATGGGCGGAGGATTATTTCTACATTCCCCACCGCCAGGTGCATCGCGGCGTGGGCGGCATCTTCTACGATCATCTCGAAGGCGAATTCGACGCGACCTTCGCTTTCACCCGCGCCGTGGGCGAAGCGTTTCTCGATGTGTTCCCCCGGATCGTCCGGCGGCGCATGAACATGCCCTGGACCCCGGAGGAAGAAGCGCACCTGCTCGAGTGGCGCGGACGCTATGTCGAATTCAACCTCGTCCATGACCGCGGCACGCTGTTCGGCCTGAAGACCGGCGGCAATATCGATGCCATCCTGATGAGCCTGCCGCCCCGTGTCACCTGGGCGTGAGCGCCTTCGCCTGATTCAGCAAAGAAGAGGCGCCGATCAGGACCAGGATCGCGCGGCCGGCGCGGCAGCAGCGCGATAGAGCGCCGCCGTCACCAGCACGATGATCAGCGAGAGCACGGTCTCGAGCAGCGAACCCACCAGCGTCATGGCGAAATCGGCGGCGTCCCGCGGCAGCAGCAGCTCCGCAATCACCCCGGTGACCGATGTCGCGACCAGGCTGATGACCAGCATGACGCAGAAGATGAGCGCCAGCAGCGCGAAGATGCGCCAGCCATTGCCCCGCGTGAGCTGCGCGCTGCGCTGCAGGATGAGAAGCGGATTGGTCAGCCGCTCGGCCGCCGCGACGGGTGCGATCAGCGCCAGACGGCCGATCAGGTAGAAACCGGGCAGCATGAACAGGAACAGACCCGCCGAGACGCCAAGCCCCTGCATGATCCGTGCGAGGAAGAAGCCGGGCAGCAGCAGCAGCGCAGCCTGGAGCGATTCGCGCACCGTCAGGCGCTCGGCGCGCAGCAACAGCGATTGCAGCGCCAGCATGCCGAAGGACGTGACGGCACTGTAGACCAGCATCACCGGCCAGTTGAGCGTCGCATATTCGGCGAGCCGCAGCATCAGCTCCGGCCCGGTCGGCTCGGCGCCCGCCGGCGCGGCGGGGAGGACCATGAACTGCTCCGCCACGAGGCTGGGCAGCAGCAGGAACATGCCGGCGATGGCCGTCAGCAGGTCCCGATTGGCATTGCCCATGGCCCTGGCATCCGCCCAGACGAGATTGAGATCGATCTTGTTCAACGATGTTCGCTCCTGCTGGGCGCTCGATAGGCAAATTCCCGGGCCAGTGCCAGAGGCGGCGCGGCGCTTGCGAAAATTCGCCGCGCGCCCCATCTGCCAGAGCGATGTCCCTTTCCCCTTCCCTGTCTGCCAGTCTCGCGGCCGCCACAGACCCGGCAGCCGCGATCGACTGGCGCGTCGAGCCGGGCTTCCTCGATTATGAGGCGGGCCTCGCCGACATGGAGGCGCGCGCTGCGGCCATTGCGCAAGGCGCCGCGCCCGAGCGTATCTGGCTGGTCGAGCACCCACCGCTCTACACCGCCGGCACCAGCGCGCAGGCAAGCGATCTCCTGGCGCCGCGCTTTCCGGTGCACGTCACCGGGCGGGGCGGCCAATATACCTATCACGGGCCGGGGCAGCGGGTCGTCTATCTCAATCTCGACCTGGCGCGGCGCGGGCGCGACGTGCGGCGCTTCGTCCAGGGGCTGGAACAATGGATGATCGTCGCGCTCGGCGACCTGGGCGTTGAGGCGTGGACGGCGGACGGGCGGGTCGGCGTCTGGACGAGGGGGCCGGACGGCACCGAAGCGAAGATCGGCGCGATCGGCGTGCGGCTGCGCAAATGGGTAACGCTGCATGGACTCGCCATCAATGTCGCGCCCGATCTGGCGCATTATGACGGCATCGTCCCCTGCGGCATCCGCGCCTTCGGCGTCACCAGCCTGCAGGACCTCGGCCTTTCCGCCGACATGGCCCGGCTCGATGCCGCGCTGGCGGCACACCTGCCGGCCATGCTGTTCGCCATCGGGACGGTTCCGCCGGAGGATTCATCACACCCTTGAGGGTCCGGCCTCGCGAAACTAAGGTCCGCGTTTCGCGGTCGCCGCTCGGGTCTCATCAATAATGGCAAATGGCCGCCCCGACAGGAGAAGAACAGAAATGGATCGGACGCACCTTTCCGCCGGACGCCTCGCCTGCATCGCTTCCCTCTGCCTTCTCGCCGCGGCCTGCGGCGGCGGAAGCGACACGACCGGCAACACCGTCGAGATGCGCGACATGGAAGTCGTCGACGGCACGGTCAACGACTCGATGACCGATCTCGACGCGGTGAAGGCCGATGGAGTCGGCGCCGTCGACAATGCCGGCAATGTCAGCCAGACCAACGTGCCCCGCGAACAGGGCGAGGACGACGACACGGAAACCGTGGCTTCGGAATAGACCGCCCGGCCGGGGACCGGGTGCGGTCATGAAACGGCCGACGCCCGGAAGCGCGGGCCCTGGCGCTGCCGCCCTGCCCTATTTCAGGCCCAGCAGCTTGTGCGTCTGGAGCGAGAGACGCCAGCGGCTGTCGGCCATGACCAGTGCGATGGCGGCGGCCCGGTTGGCGGCATTGACCTCCTCCGCGCCGCTATCCATCGGCTGCACCAGATGCTGCCCGAAATCCCACTCGAGGAGCGCGACGGGGTCGATGCCGTCCTGGGGCCACACCAGCTTGAGCTCGTCGCCCGTGCGCTGCACGACCGTGCTGCCGCCCTTCGGACTGATGCACAGCCAGTCGATGCCGGGCGTCGCGGGGAGCGTGCCGTTGCTTTCGACCGCGATCTCGAAGCCGCGCGCATGGAGGGCATCGACCAGCGGCGCATCGAGCTGGAGCATCGGCTCCCCCCCGGTCACGACGAGAAAGCGCGCGCCATGCTCCGCGCCCCAG
Proteins encoded:
- the petA gene encoding ubiquinol-cytochrome c reductase iron-sulfur subunit; protein product: MATEVQGTEAVVSEGEGVRRRDFINIAAVSFAGVGGLAVLAPLINQMNPSADVLAQATTEVDLSAIAEGQAIKAVFRSQPLFVRHLTAKEIAEADAVDPSSLRDPQTLEERTVDGKKQWLVTMGVCTHLGCVPLGAGEGENRGEFGGYFCPCHGSHYDTAARIRKGPAPLNLLVPTYQFTSDTAILVG
- a CDS encoding tRNA (cytidine(34)-2'-O)-methyltransferase yields the protein MRIALYQPDIAGNVGTILRLAACWQVPVDIVLPCGFPASDAQLRRAAMDYGGAVDVTRHADFAAFAASRLGPGTRLVALTSLGAVRLPDARFEPPDILLLGRESAGLPPDLHARADLRVRIPMAPGFRSLNLAVATGIALGEAMRQTGLYPD
- the hemF gene encoding oxygen-dependent coproporphyrinogen oxidase encodes the protein MLDTEQQAARDWFEALRTRICAEFEAIEREAGSDAAFNYLSWWREADGQPAGPIEEGGAGGGVRGVMKGKVFEKVGVNVSTVGGAFSPEFARTIHGAGDEAPGFFATGISLVAHMANPHVPAVHMNTRMLVTTKRWFGGGADLNPPIPYAEDTADFHAAFRAACEAHEAGDYPRFSKWAEDYFYIPHRQVHRGVGGIFYDHLEGEFDATFAFTRAVGEAFLDVFPRIVRRRMNMPWTPEEEAHLLEWRGRYVEFNLVHDRGTLFGLKTGGNIDAILMSLPPRVTWA
- the lipB gene encoding lipoyl(octanoyl) transferase LipB; its protein translation is MSLSPSLSASLAAATDPAAAIDWRVEPGFLDYEAGLADMEARAAAIAQGAAPERIWLVEHPPLYTAGTSAQASDLLAPRFPVHVTGRGGQYTYHGPGQRVVYLNLDLARRGRDVRRFVQGLEQWMIVALGDLGVEAWTADGRVGVWTRGPDGTEAKIGAIGVRLRKWVTLHGLAINVAPDLAHYDGIVPCGIRAFGVTSLQDLGLSADMARLDAALAAHLPAMLFAIGTVPPEDSSHP
- the queE gene encoding 7-carboxy-7-deazaguanine synthase; the encoded protein is MSYAVKEMFLTLQGEGMQAGRRAVFLRFAGCNLWSGREADRADAVCRFCDTDFVGTDGENGGRFASADALADAAAALWGAEHGARFLVVTGGEPMLQLDAPLVDALHARGFEIAVESNGTLPATPGIDWLCISPKGGSTVVQRTGDELKLVWPQDGIDPVALLEWDFGQHLVQPMDSGAEEVNAANRAAAIALVMADSRWRLSLQTHKLLGLK